The Nakamurella antarctica genomic interval TCCGGCTACCCTCGCGGGGATGGCAACGCTTGCCGACCTCGCTGACGACGGATTCGCCATCTGGCCATTTGATGCCCCAGCGACGGGCCAGCCCCTCGTGGCTGAGGTGTGGCCGAGGCTGGCGGCACGCGACGTGGTGAAGTCAGACCCAGCAGCACGACTTCGATGGGTGGATTCAGCGCTGCACAAGCCGAACGCGGCGGCCGGCTCCGTGATCCCCAATCCGGATCATCGCGCCCTCATCTTGGCCAGCGATGATGCCTTTGATGCCGTGGCGGCGGCTTTATGGCTAGACAGTTTGCCTGCGGTTGCTAATCACAGTGTGTGGCCGCGGCTGGCGGAGCTGCCTGCCGCTGCGCAGCTGGAAGGTTGGGTACTGGGAGTGGATCGACCGGCCTAGCCGCGGTCTGCGAGAGTGGCTCGTACACTGGTGGGTCGCGCTGTCGTGGCAATGAGATCGATCACTGCCGGAGTCCGGCTAGGTAGCCTATTGTTGCTGTTCAGGCAGTTTCCGCCCGACATTACCGTGCGGGTTTGCTAGCTCGGAAGCAGCGGCTTGCTGCGGCGAGGTTGACCTATTCACTACTCTCGGGGGAGCGGGCTGTTAATAGCCCGACGCGGGCGTGACCCTGCGACCACAGAAGATCGTGCCACTGGTGGCGCTGATTTTTGTCCACCAGGAGGGCATCGGTATGGGCGGCAATGCCATCAACCGTTTTTTTCACACGTCTATCTTGGCGGTGTGTGCCATTGATGCGCCCGTGATTGTGACCTCTGCTGACATGGACGGCCGCCTAGCCGACGTGTACGAACGGGTGGGGCTGCGCCCGGGAATGTTGCAGCGCCTAGCTGGCATCGAAGAGCGCCGCTGGTGGAACGTCGGAACGACCTACGCGGACGGCGCGGCCTTGGCCGGGGCCAAAGCACTCGCCGATGCCGGCATCCAGCCCAAGCAAATCGGCTTGCTGATTAACACGTCCGTTAGCCGCGCGCACTTGGAACCGTCATCGGCCGTAGGGATTCATCACGCCATCGGTCTACCCAGCTCGTGCCAAAACTTCGACGTCACTAATGCATGCCTCGGATTTGTCAATGGAATGCAGATGGCGGCGGCCATGATCGACAGCGGACAGATCGACTACGCACTGGTTGTCAACGGGGAGGATGCCCGCGAGATCCACGAGTCGACCATTCGTCGCCTGCACGAGGACGACACCAACGAAGCGAAGGACGTGTTTGAGCAGTTCGCGTCCTTGACCCTTGGGTCGGGCGCGGCCGCGATGGTGCTGGGACGCAGCTCCGACCACCCGGAGGGCCACCGTTACCTCGGCGGTGCCACTCGGGCAGGGAGTGAGCACCACACGCTCTGCGTAGGGGATATGGATCATATGCGGACCGATAGCAGCGGGCTGATGACCGCGGGCTTGAAACTTTCCACGGACCTCTGGGCCGAGTCCGCAGCCGATTTCGGGTGGAACGAGGGCATTGACCGCTACATCATGCACCAGGTCAGCAACGTTCACACCAAAGCGATCTCGGAGGCTTTGGGCCTTGACCCCGCCAAAACTCCGCTGACATTCCCCAAGCGCGGCAACCTCGGACCCGCTGCAATCCCCTTCACGCTCGCCGGTGCCAGCGATGATCTGAGCGCAGGAGATCGGGTGCTGCTGTTGGGGATCGGGTCCGGGCTCAACGCCTCGTTCTCCGAAATCGTTTGGTGACAGGGCGTTCCGGTCAGCGTGCCGCCGGAGCCTGCCTCCCGCCTGCCGGCCTGCCCGGGCTGAACCCGTCGTGGTCTCGGCTGGTCGATGTGGTGGACGCCGAGGGGATCACGCGCACCTTCCACGTGCTGGACTCCGGCCACCCCAACGCTGCTGGTTCTGATGCTGCTGGTTCTGATGCTACTGGTTCTGATGCTGCTGGTTCTGATTCTGCTAGCGCGATCGGCACCCTGCTGTGCGTCCACGGCAATCCGACGTGGAGCTACCTGTGGCGACGCATGGTCGCGGCCGCCCCTCCCGGCTGGCGGGTTATTGCGCCCGACCATCTGGGGATGGGATATTCGGAGAAGCTCGATAAGCCAAGAACTCTCGCTGAGCGGGTGGAAGATCTCAGTCGTCTGACGGCAGCTCTGGGTGTGACGGGTCCGGTCGTGACGCTCGCCCATGACTGGGGCGGGATCCTTTCGCTCGGTTGGGCTCTGAGACATCGGAAGCAGCTGCGCGCGGTGGCGCTGACCAACACCGCAGTGCATCAGCCAGCGGATTCGCGCGGGCCGGTGCTGATCAGGCTGGCCCACGTGCCGTGGATTAACTCACTTGCGTGTCACTTAACGCCCTTGTTCGTTCGCGCGACCACCTCGCTCACCTGGCCACGGCCAGGGCGCGATGTCCGCGACGCCTTCGCCGCTCCCTATGGCACTGCTGCCGCAAGGTTGCCCGTTTCCGAGTTCGTAGCCGACATCCCCTTCGCGGCAGACCATCCCAGTAGGCGGGCGCTGGACGCTATCTCCGATCACATAGCAGAACTCGACGTTCCCGCTCTCTTAGTGTGGGGCCCGCGCGACCCGGTCTTTCAGGAGCAGCACCTGCGGGATCTCCGCGACCGCCTTCCGCAGGCGGTGATCCACCGGTTCGAGGCAGCAAGTCACCTGCTTCCCGAAGATGCGCCCGAGTACGTCGATGTCGTCTCGAGGTGGCTGGCTACTTTGGATTCGCCAACTGCCGACAAGCCCGAGATGCCCGGGTTATGGAAGCACCCATCGACGGAGCTTTTCGGCCCGCTGGCAGCACTAGAGGCGAGAGCGGACAGTCAGCTGATTGCCGTCTCGGAAGTGGGGGGTGGCAGCATTAGTTGGTCCGACCTGCACGCCCGGGTGCGCGACACGGGTGCGGGGATGACCGCCGCGGGAATGCGGCCGGGCGATAGGGTGGCGCTACTCATCCCGCCCTCCATTGACCTCACTGTGGCTCTCTACGCGGTCTGGAGCGCTGGGGCCGTCATCGTAGTGGCCGATAAAGGTCTGGGACTTGCTGGGATGGGGCGTGCCTTACGGAGTGCGTCTGTTGACTACGTGGTGGCAGATACTGCTGGCCTTCTAGCCTCCCGCCCGATGCGTCTGCCGGGGATACGGATTGCCGTCAGGCCACCCTCGCGTGCGGTGTCTCAGTTGGCGGGTGTCACGGAGTCTCTGATGGACCTAGCAGCGCGAGGCAAGGGACTGGCGGGCGCCGAACCCAGCAACGACAACGACGAAGCAGCAGTGCTTTTCACCTCGGGGGCTACCGGCCCGGCCAAAGGGGTGGTGTATCGACACCACCAGGTGCGCGCGCAACTGGCCATGATTAAAGCTGCCTATGGCTTGACCGGTGACGACAAGATTGTGGCTGCTTTCGCGCCGTTTGCGCTGTATGGACCAGCACTCGGGATCTCCTCCGTGGTACCTGACACGGATGTCACCAAGCCCGCCTCGTTGACTGCCGCAGCGTTGGCCGACGCAGCTGCAAATATTGGCGCCACAGTGGTTTTCGCCTCTCCGGCTGCCTTGCGCAACGTTCTGGCGACCAAAAACGAGCTCACCGCCGAGCAACGGAGCGCGTTGGGCCAGGTGCGATTGTTGATGAGCGCTGGCGCTCCTGTGCCCGCTGAGTTACTCGAGTCGCTGAGCGCGATGCTCCCAGCCGCGTCGTTGCACACCCCCTACGGAATGACAGAAGCCCTTCCTGTCACCGACATCTCACTTGAGCAGATCCGGCAAGCGGGGGCCGGTGATGGGGTCTGCGTTGGTCAGGCGCTGCCCGGTGTGCAGGTCGCGATTGCTCCGTTAGAAGCTGACCCAGACTCAGCCATGAAGTTTGCCGGTAGCGCAGAGGTTACTGGTGAGGTGTGGGTGCGGGCCGAGCATGTCAAGGATCGATACGACACCCGTTGGGGTGTCGAGGCTTTGGCGCTCCCACATCCTGGCTGGCATCGCACGGGCGACGTGGGGTTTCTTGATCATGATGAGAGGTTGTGGATTCAGGGCCGAATCGAGCACGTCATCAGTTCCCCACATGGCCTGATCACCCCGGTGGGAATTGAAGTCCGGGTCGAGGAAGCGTTGCGCTCCGGCGCGCCGACGGAGGTCTGCCTGCACGAGCTGAGCACCGATGTCCTGGTTGCTGTGGTCGGCGTGGGCCCGGCGGGTACTCAGGCTCTCGTTGTTGTTGTGGCGGGGAAGGGCGGGCCACTGGCGTCGATGGCGCTCACCGACGCTGTCCGCAAGGCAGCAGGCGTCACGGTTGACGCCGTTCTTGTCCGCAAGTCGTTGCCTGTGGATATTCGGCACAACTCAAAGATTGACCGTGTGGCAGTGGCCGCCTGGGCGACAAACGCGTTGGCCGGCGGATGAAGATACTTCTCACTGGCGCCAGCGGAATGATGGGCCGTGCGTGTGCGCTCGGGCTCGTCGACCGCGGCGACGACGTCACCGTGCTTCAACGTCGCAAGGCAGATGTCGACTGTCGGCAGGTACTGGGCGACATCACCGACCGCGAGGCGGTACGGCGGGCGATAGACGGGGCGGAGGTAGTGCTGCATATGGCGGCCAAGGTGGACGCCTTCGGCAGCTGGCCGGACTACGAACGCGTGAACATCGACGGCACCGCAACGGTTGTCGAGGCTTGCCTGCGCGCTGGAGTGCGGGCGTTGGTCAATGTTTCCTCGCCCTCGGTGGCGCACGCGGGTGCCGCATTGATGGGTGCTGGCGCAGGAGTAGCTGACCCGTCCCTGGCCCGGAGCCACTATTCGCGGTCCAAAGCAGCTGCGGAGCAGTGGGCGATGCGACATGACGGGCCGGACCTCGCGGTGCTGAGTATCCGGCCCCATCTGGTGTGGGGGCCAGGGGATACCCAGTTGGTAGCGCGGATCATTGCGCGTGCGCGCATCGGGCGGTTGGTCTTCATCGGTCACGGCACCCCGATGGTTGACACCACCTATGTGGACAATGCCGTAGACGCATTGATCGCGGCAGTGGACGTGGTAGGGGCTGTCCACGGCGAAGCGCTCGTGGTGTCCAACGGTGAGCCGCGCCCGGTGGGGGAGATCCTTTCCAGATTATGCCTAGCAGCCGGTGTTCCGCTGCCGCGCCGAAGTCTGTCCCTTTCAGCAGCAACCGTGGCAGGTTCTGTTGCCGAGACTGCCTGGCGCATCGGACATTTGCGAGGGGAACCGCCACTTACTCGGTTTTTGGCGGAGCAATTGGGTACTGCACACTGGTTTGATCAACGACGGAGTAGAGAACTTTTGAAATGGTCGCCCGCAGTGTCTCTCGATTCTGGTTTTGAGGCGTTGCGCCAGAGTTACCTCGCTGGCTAGGCAGTACACACCCGCGCCGACCTCGGTCCGTCGACCTGCTGCAATACTCCCCTGATGAATGCAACCCCCGCTGAGAAGCCATCCACACCGCAGAGGGCATATCAGGCTGCGGTGATTCTGGCCTCCCTCTTCATCCCCATCGCCCTGCTGACGGGAAAGCTCGTAGAGCTCATCATGGATTCCTCGAATCCAGACGGACTCACGGACTTGACCGCGGGTTTGGCCTACCTCACTCAGATCCTGGTGTGGTCGTTCACCGTGCTCGGCGTTGCCGTCATCGCCTTCGTAGTGGCCACCGTCATCCACTACACACGAACTCGGTCTTTCCGATCCGTGGCGCTTCCCGTCGGGATAGCACTGATCCAACTCGTCATAGGTGTTGCGCTGGTGGTGATTTCGCAGGCTATCACCGAAGTTGACGGATGAGATCATGTCCTGCGCAGTCCACAGCGTTGTGAACTATCGATGCGCAATTGGCTCGATAGCACTGGGTAGGAGCCGGCTAGTGGTCGGTCGACCGAGGTGTGGATGCACGAAGAACGCCGACCAGGCTCACGGCTGATACCAGTGCCCATACTCCCTCGAGCAGTAGGAATCCCCACTGTTCTCCGAGGAATGCTTGTACGGCGAGCACAGCTGACCCGACGATGTTGAGCGAAAGGTAGATCTGTGACTTCGTATCCATCCAGCCGCGCTGCGCGGCAGCGAATGCCGCGAGGACCATCAACGAACCAGCGACCTGGATTACTTGATCCATGACAGTGCACCTCCCGAGACGACAAGATCCATCACAGCGGCGTTCCTCGGCGCCGGGGAAGCAGACTAGATGATTCCTTGGGCGAGCATCGCGTCGGCGACTCTGGTGAAGCCAGCGATGTTGGCACCAATTACGTAGCTGCCGGGCGCGCCATATTCGTCGGCAGTCTCGAGGCAGCGGTCATGGATGCTCCGCATGATGTGTGCCAGGCGGTGTTCCGTGTCCTCAAACGACCAGGAGTCGCGTGACGCGTTCTGCTGCATCTCTAAAGCACTCGTGGCAACACCGCCCGCATTAGCGGCCTTTCCCGGGGCGAAAATTACGTCCGCGTCGGCAAACTTTCTGATTGCTTGGGGGGTGCAGGGCATGTTGGCGCCTTCGGCAACAATGGCGCAACCGTTCTTGATCAGCGTCAGCGCGTCGGCTTCGCCCAACTCATTCTGGGTGGCACACGGCAAAGCAATGTCGCACGGAACATCCCACACGGAGCCGCCAGCTACAAACTTCGCGGACGCCCCGCGCAGTTCGACGTATTCGCTGATCCGGCCACGTCGTGCCTGTTTCACCTCTGTAAGCACGTCGAAATCGATACCCTGATCATCGACCACGTAGCCAGTGGAGTCCGAGCAGGCGATAACTCGCCCGCCGAACTGGTGTACCTTTTCGATGGCGTACGTCGCCACGTTGCCGGACCCAGAGATCACAGCTCGTTTGCCGTCAAAAGAATCACCGCGGCTTTTGAGGATTTCAGCGGTGAAAAAGGCCGTTCCGTACCCGGTTGCCTCGGTGCGGACCTGAGATCCACCCCAGGTCAGGCCCTTGCCTGTCAAAACGCCGGACTCGTACCGGTTCGTGATGCGCTTGTACTGGCCGAAAAGGTAGCCGATCTCCCGGCCGCCAACTCCGATGTCACCCGCTGGCACATCGGTGTATTCGCCAATATGCCGGTAGAGCTCCGTCATGAATGACTGGCAAAAACGCATCACTTCCGCGTCGGATCGTCCCTTCGGATCGAAATCCGAACCGCCCTTACCGCCGCCAATGGGCATGCCGGTCAGGGAATTCTTGAAAATCTGCTCAAATCCTAAAAACTTGATGATTCCCAGGTACACCGAGGGATGAAAGCGAAGTCCGCCTTTGAAGGGACCCAACGCCGAGTTGAACTCCACTCGGAAGCCGCGGTTGAGTTGTACGGCTCCGTTGTCATCGACCCACGGAACGCGAAAGATGATCTGCCTTTCGGGTTCGCAGAGCCGGCGAATTACCGCTGCGTCGGCGTAGTCGGGATGCTTGGCGACCACGGGTCCCAAGCTATCCAGGATTTCGCGCACGGCTTGGTGAAACTCCACCTCGCCCGGGTTACGGCGTAATACCTCGTCATAAATATCGTGAAGCTTGGTGTCCATGCGGGTGGGGACTCCTTGAACTCACTGGCAGGCAGCATTCGGACAAGCTAGGAAAAAAATTCTGATGACGGAAGGCTCGCGGATCTGAAAGGCGGCACGCTCGCCGATAGTGGCGGTAGATCGGTGGATGGTCAGTGGGAAAGAGCGAGCAGCTTGCGCCCCACCACTGCAGGGAACGGGTCCTCTAGAAACCTCATAGATGGCGTTGACCTGCGAAAAGTGCCCCTGGTCAGACTCGAACTGACACTACACGGATTTTGAATCCGTTTCCTCTGCCAATTGGGATACAGGGGCTGATGCGTTGTCGTTTAGCTTAGCCAATGTATGTCACACCTATTACCGGGCGCCAACTGTGCAGGTCATCCCGCGCGGCAGATACCCTACTGCGTAGAGATCCTCGCCGGGCTGCGCGGGGTCGTGACCCAGGGGAGCAAGTCAATGGCGCCACCGAAGCGAGTCCTGATTGCAGAAGACGAGGCTCTGATTCGGCTCGACCTCAAAGAGATGCTTGCCGAAGAGGGCTACGACGTTGTGGGCGAAGCAGGCGACGGTGAGGAGGCACTGCGGTTGGCGGTGGAACTGAGGCCGGACCTGGTAATTCTCGACATCAAAATGCCGAAGAAGGACGGGCTCCAAGTCGCCGCCGAGTTGTCCGAGGGACAAATAGCGCCCGTGGTCATGTTGACTGCGTTTTCGCAGCCCGAGCTCATCTCCCGGGCTACCGAAGCCGGCGCCATGGCATATCTGGTGAAGCCGTTCACCAAGTCAGACCTGTTACCAGCTATCGAAGTGGCAATTGCCCGCTATAGCGAGTTAGTGCAGTTGCGCGCCGAGGTGGAGGACATCACCGAACGGTTGGAAGTTCGCAAGATCATCGACCGTGCCAAGGGTTTGTTGATGGAAAAACAAAAGATGTCCGAACCTGAAGCATTCCGTTGGATGCAGCGAGCAGCGATGGATCGGCGGGCATCCATGCGAGATATTGCGCAAGCGGTACTTGATGGGCTCGGGGCCTAGATCTCGCACTCGGTATTCTTTCGGTCGCCGAGCTCACGATCCATGAGACCTGTAGACCTACCTGATATAGCCTGCTGAAATACAGATTCGCCGGCGATTGTCCGGCGATTGCACCTATTTACCGCGTAGTCTGGTGTTGCGTATTACGCGACTGGCGGGTCGTTGGATGCGATTTGATCACGATCGCCCACGGGTCGCCTGCAGGGGTTGCTTACTCCGAAGATTCGTCTACTGTTCCGACGGCGGGCCACAAACGTTTGTGTCCAACAGATTGCGTTCCTCTCTCCGTGTTCTGACCATGTCAGAGCAGGTGAGGATCACGCTCCGACACGGCAACGTGAACCCGCACCGACTTACGGTGCCGTGCGAACTCGTCGTGGGCACCTCGAAACCTAAGGAGAACCTTCAGTGCGAAGCAGTTCTTTGGCGAAATTCGCCGCAATCGCAGCAGTGGGTGCACTCGCATTGGCTGCATGCTCCAACTCCACCTCGGATGCTAAGAGCAGCAGCAGTGCTGCCCCTGCCGCATCCAGCTCGTCGTCGTCTGCGGCTCCCGCAGCCAGCAGTGATGCTGCCACCTCGGAAACCTCCTCGGCAGCTGGCGGCGCATCCAACAGCGACACCGTCTACAAGATTGGTTTCCAGGGCCCGCTGTCCGGCGACAATCAGCAGCTCGGCATTAACGAGTCCAACGGAGTTGAACTTGCAGTCGAGCAGGCGAACGCCTCTGGCGACTTGGGCTTCACGCTCGAGCTGGTCAAGTCCGATGACGTCGGACTCCCGGACAAGTCCCCGGCCGCTGCCGCGACCCTGATCCAGGACACCGGCGTTGTCGGCGTTGTCGGCCCGGCCTTCTCCGGTTCGACCAAGGCTGTCGGCGCCACCTACAGTGCTGCCAATCTGGCTCTGATCAGCCCGTCGGCCACTAACGCCACACTCACCACCTCTGGTTTCACCGCATTCCACCGCATCGTCCCGACCGACGCTGTTGAGTCGGCAGGTACGGCGAAGTGGCTTGCAAAGACCGTCAAGAGCGTGTTCATCGTTGACGACCTGTCCGACTACGGCAAGGGTGCCGCAGACGAACTGGAAAAGGGTCTCAAGAGTGCAGGTATCAAGACGCAGCGTGAAGGTGTCGACGCCAAGACCACCGACTACAGCGCTATCGCTCAGAAGGTCGCGACCTCAGGCGACGAGGCTCTGTTCTACGGCGGTTACGACGCTCAGGTTTCCCTGTTCGCTCGCGCACTGAAGTCCGCTGGCTACAAGGGAGTCACAGTTACCGGTAACGGTGGCAAGTCCTCCGTCTTCACCGAAGGCGCCGGCGATGCCGGTGACGGTTGGTACTTCTCTTGCGGTTGCTTGGATGCCACCACGGCTCCTGCCGCCAAGGACTTCGAAGCTGCCTACGTGAAGAAGTACAACCAGCCCTCTTCGACCTACTCACCAGAGGCCTACGACGCTGCCAATGCCATGATTTCGGTCATCAAGGACCTGGCTGCCAAGGGCGAAGTTACCCGCGAAGATGTCATGGCGGGCGTCAAGGCACTCGACTACAAGGGCATCACCACCCAGGTGAAGTTCACCGAGTCGGGCGAAGTTGAAGCCGCAACCATCAACTTGTACCGCCAGGAAAAGGGTGTCATCAACCTGCTCGGTGACATGAAGGATCAGTAGCAAGTTGTCCGGTTCGCGCGGTCTCCTCCGCGTGAACCGGACAGACAGAAGCGTCGTCGATGTTCACAGTTCATCGACGACGCTTTCCGTCGTTCTATGCTCACTCCTCCGCCATGTGACGGCGCTGTTGGCGGACAACCTGGAAGGCCTTGTGCATGCAAGATTTCATGCTTAACCTATTTTCGGGACTCACCCGAGGATCTATGTATGCGCTAATCGCGCTCGGATACACCCTGGTGTACGGCGTGTTGCAGCTCATCAACTTTGCGCACAGCGAAGTTTTCATGTCCGGTGCCTTTGCCAGCTTTATTGTCGTCAATGCCTTGGTCGGTGAGAATCAGATACCGGGCTGGGTGGTCCCACTGATCTTCCTGGCGGGTCTTCTCTCCGGTGGACTTGCTGGAGCCAGCGTGGCGTGGGGGCTGGAACGAATCGCCTATCGTGCGTTGCGACGTCGGGGAGCGCCCAAACTCGCGTTCCTGATTAGCGCGATCGGCATGTCCTTTCTGCTTTCGGCACTCGCCGGCAAGCTCTTCAACCGTTACACCAACAATCAGTTCCCGGACTATTTCAACAAGGACGCGGTGGTGTTTACCGTCTTTGGTGCGGAAATCCGGCTGATTCAAGTCATCATCATCTTTGGCGCCATCATCATGATGGTGTTCCTGGACCGGTTGGTCTCGGGTACCAAGCTGGGCAAGAGTATTCGCGGCGTGGCTGAGGACGCGCCCACCGCGGCTCTGATGGGAATTAACATCGACAAAACGATTTCCAGGACCTTCGTTATCGGCGGCGCCCTCGGCGGTGCGGCCGGATTCCTGTACGGCACCGCGTTCGTGTTCTCCAACACGATGGGCTTCCTGCCCGGGGTTAAAGCATTTGCCGCCGCGGTCCTTGGTGGTATCGGCAACATTCGCGGCGCCATGATTGGCGGCTTGCTGCTTGGAATTATTGAAGTGTTGATTCCCGCTTTGCCGTTCATCGGGACTAAGTGGACTGACGTCGTTGCCTTCGTCGTACTGGTAATGGTCTTGGTACTGCGCCCGACAGGCATCCTCGGTGAGAAGCTCGGGAGGGCCGCATGAAAACCTCGTTCTATTCAACGCCTTGGTTCCAACGGCTTGCAGCCTGCCTGGCGTTAGGCTTCTTCCTCTCCATCATGATCGGCCCGCAGCAGGGCACCCAGCAGGATTATGGATTTGCCTTCCGCGCCGCAGTCTTCAACCCTCGTATCTTCGTTTTCTTGGGCATCGGAGTCCTTGTTTTCGTAATGGTCACATTCTGGCCGAAGATCACCCCGTACCTGCACCGGCCCGGGTTTGCTCCCATCGCAGCTGGCGGTATCGCAGTTCTTGCCTCCCAAACATTGCTGAAGTGGCATGACCCGACAGGAGACGGCAAGTTCAGCACCGTGTCCGAAGCGGCCGGAAAAATCAAGGGTCTTGCTCCCTTGGCATCGGTGTTTTTCAGTTGGCTTGCCTGGGCATTGCTGATCGTCACGGTCGTGGTGGCGGTTGCGGGCATCGTATTCACGAAACCCGTGCTGGGGTACGTAGCCGCTGCACTTGCAGTGTTCGGAGCTTTTGTTGCGCCCATTTCCCATGCGGCCATCGAATCCACCACGAAAAAAATTGACCACTCGTTGGGAGCAGGATCGGCCGTCATCGGCTACTTGGTACTCGTCGCCGCAGGCCTGACCGTGGCGATGTCGAAGGAAGATTCGGCGAACACGAAGGCCTTTGTCGCTCGGGTGTTGGGCTGGCGACCCGGACTGCCTCTCACCGTCGTTGGTGTTGTCGTAGGCGCTATCGGTGTGGCAAGCGCGACGTGGTTTTCGCCGAAGAAGACCAACGCCACGTTGGCGGATGCGGCATCATTCTTTGCCGACAAGGGCCTTGCCCCGATCGCGGAGGCGTATCTGAGCTGGCTCGCGCTCGTGCTGTTTGTTGTCTGTCTTGTCAGTTCTGCTGCTGCCGGATATTTGCGCAACATCATGTTGGGTTGGATCGCGCTCGGTTTAGGCCTCGTTGGCCTTTACCTGACGTTAAACTCGATGTACCTTTTCAGCTCACTCGCCGGTTCCCTGGGTATCTCGGCCAGCGGGACGTGGCAAAACCTTGGTTCCGGCGGCTGGATGACAGCAGCGGCATTCTTCCTCTTCGCGGGAACCGGATTCGTCGTGGCAACCGTGAAATTCACCAAGTCGAAGACCATCATCGCTGCAGGTCTGAAACTCGCAGCGCCGAAGTCCTCCGATGCAGGTGGGCTCTTCGGAAGCCCGGCGACCGCGAAGACGCTGCTGCTCCTCGTATTCGCCGCAGCGTTGTTCTACCCGCCCACTGCGACTAGTTTCTGGCAGTCGGTGTTGGTCACTCAGATTGGTATCTACGTCCTGCTCGCTATTGGCCTGAACGTGGTCGTCGGTTGGGCGGGGCTGCTCGACCTGGGATTCATCGCCTTCTACGCAATCGGCTCCTACGTCACGGCCTATCTCGTCGGCTCTCTTCCGCCCAAGCCGCCGTGGGGCACCATGTCCCCGCTGTTCGCGATCCCCTTTGCGATCGCGGTGTGTTTGGTCGCGGGCGTCATCCTGGGTGGGCCCACGTTGCGTCTGCGCGGCGACTACCTCGCGATCGTCACGCTGGGGTTCGGTGAGATTGTTCGTATCGTGGCGATCAACGCCGACGACGTCACCAACTCCACCCGCGGGCCATCCCCCCAGGTTCCGCACCCGGTGATCAACCTCGGGTTTACTCGCTTCGAGTTTGGCCTTGACCAGCTGCAGTACTGGTATCTGCTGCTCATAATTATCGTCATCGTGGTGGTCCTGTTCCGGGCGTTGGAGCACTCGCGTACCGGGCGGGCTTGGGCAGCCATTCGTGAGGACGAAGTGGCGGCGCAGGCATCCGGGGTGAATACCTTCAGGTTCAAGCTGCTCGCCTTCGCGATCGGCGCCTCCACCTCCGGCATTGCCGGCGTGTTCTTTGCCTCCGACGTGGGGTTCTTTACCCCGGACAACTTCATCCTGAATAACTCCATTCTGGTGGTGGCCTACGTCGTTTTCGGTGGCATGGGCTCGCTGCCAGGAGCGATGGCCGGAGCTGCGGTATTGACGTGGTTGCCGGAGTTCCTCAAAGACCAGGTTCCCGCAGAGGACCGTCAAATGTGGATCGGCGCAGTGGTGCTGCTCATGATGATCTTCCGCCCCGGCGGATTGATTCCGGCAAAGCGTCGTTC includes:
- a CDS encoding branched-chain amino acid ABC transporter permease, translating into MKTSFYSTPWFQRLAACLALGFFLSIMIGPQQGTQQDYGFAFRAAVFNPRIFVFLGIGVLVFVMVTFWPKITPYLHRPGFAPIAAGGIAVLASQTLLKWHDPTGDGKFSTVSEAAGKIKGLAPLASVFFSWLAWALLIVTVVVAVAGIVFTKPVLGYVAAALAVFGAFVAPISHAAIESTTKKIDHSLGAGSAVIGYLVLVAAGLTVAMSKEDSANTKAFVARVLGWRPGLPLTVVGVVVGAIGVASATWFSPKKTNATLADAASFFADKGLAPIAEAYLSWLALVLFVVCLVSSAAAGYLRNIMLGWIALGLGLVGLYLTLNSMYLFSSLAGSLGISASGTWQNLGSGGWMTAAAFFLFAGTGFVVATVKFTKSKTIIAAGLKLAAPKSSDAGGLFGSPATAKTLLLLVFAAALFYPPTATSFWQSVLVTQIGIYVLLAIGLNVVVGWAGLLDLGFIAFYAIGSYVTAYLVGSLPPKPPWGTMSPLFAIPFAIAVCLVAGVILGGPTLRLRGDYLAIVTLGFGEIVRIVAINADDVTNSTRGPSPQVPHPVINLGFTRFEFGLDQLQYWYLLLIIIVIVVVLFRALEHSRTGRAWAAIREDEVAAQASGVNTFRFKLLAFAIGASTSGIAGVFFASDVGFFTPDNFILNNSILVVAYVVFGGMGSLPGAMAGAAVLTWLPEFLKDQVPAEDRQMWIGAVVLLMMIFRPGGLIPAKRRSAELHDYDHHESLEVSAVPAGEGMGAKA
- a CDS encoding branched-chain amino acid ABC transporter permease → MLNLFSGLTRGSMYALIALGYTLVYGVLQLINFAHSEVFMSGAFASFIVVNALVGENQIPGWVVPLIFLAGLLSGGLAGASVAWGLERIAYRALRRRGAPKLAFLISAIGMSFLLSALAGKLFNRYTNNQFPDYFNKDAVVFTVFGAEIRLIQVIIIFGAIIMMVFLDRLVSGTKLGKSIRGVAEDAPTAALMGINIDKTISRTFVIGGALGGAAGFLYGTAFVFSNTMGFLPGVKAFAAAVLGGIGNIRGAMIGGLLLGIIEVLIPALPFIGTKWTDVVAFVVLVMVLVLRPTGILGEKLGRAA
- a CDS encoding branched-chain amino acid ABC transporter substrate-binding protein; protein product: MRSSSLAKFAAIAAVGALALAACSNSTSDAKSSSSAAPAASSSSSSAAPAASSDAATSETSSAAGGASNSDTVYKIGFQGPLSGDNQQLGINESNGVELAVEQANASGDLGFTLELVKSDDVGLPDKSPAAAATLIQDTGVVGVVGPAFSGSTKAVGATYSAANLALISPSATNATLTTSGFTAFHRIVPTDAVESAGTAKWLAKTVKSVFIVDDLSDYGKGAADELEKGLKSAGIKTQREGVDAKTTDYSAIAQKVATSGDEALFYGGYDAQVSLFARALKSAGYKGVTVTGNGGKSSVFTEGAGDAGDGWYFSCGCLDATTAPAAKDFEAAYVKKYNQPSSTYSPEAYDAANAMISVIKDLAAKGEVTREDVMAGVKALDYKGITTQVKFTESGEVEAATINLYRQEKGVINLLGDMKDQ